CCTAATCTATCACCATTATCTTTCTCAAGTAGGCAGCATCCTAATAGTGAAAGGTTTTATTTAAGATTGCTATTGGTAGTAGAtcttttgaaagtagagcttttaggaagtaaaaattttattaatagagcttttacaaaaagctatttgctatttattatttggtaactatatttctaaagtgttaTAGAATTTAACATCTATTTCTTCACTAAATTGAGAAAtgcttttggtatgacaaaatgacaatAAAAGATACTTCATAGTATTGTATAATATAGTATATCGTAATGTAAtattacatattaaaatattattatataatacaatattattataatgtaatataaggtggtaatatttaatataatataataatattataatatagtataatataatattgcatagaatagcataataatatagtataatatgatataatataatataatgtaatataatgtaatacaatgtattaataaaatataacataatataatatattattataatataatgtaatataatatgatattatataataacatgatatgatatgatataataatataatattactgttTTCACCCTATCTTAACAACTTAGCTGAAGATTGAGTAAGTGTCACGTAGACAAGGCAAGACGAAGTAAAGATAGACAAAAATTATGTGACCTTTGCTAGTTGGAAAGGATCCAACCATGAGAAATCTTATCTTACCTATAGTAGTATAGACCAAAGAGGTAGAATTCAGCCAGGGTGTTGCTGATGAGCATACCGACAAACTATTCATTGTACAAAGTGTATGAAGTCGAATGGCTGTAGGAGTAGGCTGAGGTGATTGAATCGGTCTCCAAGACATTCTCAAAAGTGTAGAAGATTGCATTATAGGCTGGAGTAAAGAAAGATGACCAATGTAAGATGGTTGCATAGGTCAAAGCCAAAAAGATATGATTATCAACCTAATAGTTGCAGAGCAACTATGCCAACaaatatgcacagtggagaataACTTGTATCAGTTATCAAAATTATCAGAAGTGGAGGCCAGATGCAGTGACAACTGTCAAAGTGCAGTTATTATTTGTTAGCATAAATAAGTAAAAATTGTACTTTGGAAGGACCCTTAGATAATCAAATCAATGCATTTTATCTTGTCTTAGTTTACCATAGTTTCCATCTTAGAAATAGTTATAACTTAGCTTGGTTCTCTAGTACTGTACCCAAATGCTATACCCCTATTCCCATCCATATCTACGTCCTTCGAATAGTAGAGTGATGGTGGTGAAAGTCCTTTAAGGGCAAGGCATTTGGACATATACTATTCTCAATGCTCTTTTCGATCACCATCACCTTTCCGGCGGATTTGATGTCGGTGGCACATGCATGCATATCTAcctttgctatttggcttatcACTACTCTCTTCCAGCACACTCAGATTAGACTCCACCAATGGATCCCGTGGCACATTCGGACAGAATGGAAAGAGGGCCAACAGCCTTGTGGTATGTCCAGTGAGACCTTGTGTAGTCATCATCATATTGGTTCTAGTAATATGCTACGTATCTACCATCATGCGGTGCAAAAGAATGTTAAAGTAGCAATTGCAGAGAAAATGATTACTATATTAAGGCCACTTTTGGAGGAATTTATAGCCTCTTCGGATTCAATAGTGGAACAAGTTGAAAAACTTATTTCTATAGTTGAAAGACGATATGTTCAGTCGTAGTACATTTAAGCATATCTTGTGGAAGAGGAAACCGATCCTATCCTTATGGAGGATGGATCGATTTTACAAGAAACTATTGTGATGTATGAAGAACCCGAGTTAGAAACTTTGCCTCATCAGAAGAAAATACCCGAAGATTATTCAATGGAGCCCTCAGAATCCATTGATTGAGAGAGTGTAGAAATCACGCCAACAATGTTACGTCAGACCGAACTATCAAGGGATATTTCAGTCAACACCTAACTAATATTTGAGATTCTTGGTCATGGTGAGTTGCACAAGGTTGCTGGTAAAGTCAGCAGATCCATGCAAACAGTAATTCCCAATCATTTTTCCAAGAGTAAATGGCAAAATTATAATGACTTTATAACATCGGCTATAAGTGTCACGAGAGCTAAGAGGCAATCTACTCAAAGAGTACTTTTACAAATTTTTAATGTGATGTGTATTCTAAGTGCATATGCTCGAGGAAAACATAATAATGTCAAAGCTAATTTGGCTTGGTACCCAATGGTATATATAATTAAAAACCCTTATGTGAATTATGTATAATGGATTTCGGTGCTATACAACAAAAGAGTACTGAAAGATTGGAGAAGTGATAAATTtggtttgaaagaaaaaataaaaatagtattatattatttacTAAGAAGAAATTCTACAAAAGTTTTGGCCAATAGGCCGATATAGATAATAATGCTCTATTTTGATAGGTTCTATTCTACAGATCTTTCAcaactttttattttcttctactCTTTTTGGAGAACTTTAGACTCCAGATTGTAGGTTTCTCCAGGAATCTTACTTTTTAGCAAATATCAGTTAACTTTGCTTTGAAGGATTCCATTCGACTCTTCTGACCAGCATTGAAAATCGTCGGCTTGACCTACGAAGGGGTAGGCCAAATGTTGAAAATGTTGACGACCAAGCCATTAATTGAAAGCTTATATTGAGAGACGCATGCGAGAAAATATAAAGTTAGATGGTTGTACTATTTTATTACTATAGGTAATACAATTACACAAGTACAAGGCCAATTGAATTGATACTCTCAAGAAGTTCTCTTCACTCCTGACTAAGGTAAATAGATCCTTCACTGCTGCCAGCCTGTTGAAGTTAAAGATTATCTAATGTTCTATTTGCCGCACTTCATGATTGATTGTAGTGAGGTAGAATGAGTGCAATGGGCTTAGGGTTTAGGTGCAGATGTGGTTATAAGAGTGGAAATATATAAGAATCCATTCCAACCAGTCCAAAATGGTGATGGAGTAGGAATAGCAGAAGGTCAGCCAGAAAAATGTTGACTGCCCAATTCGAAAGTCCTCAGCCAAATTGTGAGCTGGTGATGACAGTATTCCAATGCACAACAAAATTCATTTATGATAATGCCCCAATTTGTGACAGAATTTCAATTCATCAAACTAGTCAGAAGTCAGTCGATCAAAATAAACAGATTGTCTTAGCTAATACTCAATCTTACTCACCATAATAAGTGAAAGTATATCAACAAACATGAGGATAGTTAGAAGGAATAAGAAGGGTGAGCACCAAAAAGAAGAATGTAAGGCCTATTTATAGAGCAGAAATTACAAGAAGATGGATCAAAATTCCTATAAATGCAAAAGATAAAATCAAATCTCTATAGATGTGGAATATTCTTTGAGCAATGCCGTTTTAGTACACAAAAGTATTCCATGAGGAGAAATATTGCAAAAGTATAgagcttaaaaaaaataaaaaagacgaGCAAATTACCAAAGCGATACTTCAGTAAAAGAATAATAATAGTCAGTCAGTGAATTGGGATTGTGACTCGATAGGTACCAAGAAATGATGATATCCTGTCAGCCTCTTAATTATCAACCGATGAGATGTGAGGGCAATTGTTTACAACTCATCCTATGAGTAAGCACCTTGTGGATAGGGTAAGATGAAGTAAAGATAGATGGAAATCATATGACCCTTGCTAGGTTAGAAAGAGCTTAGCTACGAGAAATCTTATCTATAACAGTATAGACTGAAGAGTTAGAATTCGACTATGGTGCTGATGAGTAGGCCGACGACCAATCATTATACAAAGCGTATGAAATCGAATGGCTGGTAAAAGTAGGCTGAGGTAATTAAATCGATCTTTGAGACATTCCCAAAAGTGTAGAAGACCACATCGCAGGataggttaaagaaaaatggtTAATGCAAGATGTTTGATGGGCTAAGAACGAAAAGATATGATTATCAACTTGACAATTGCATAGCAACTGTGCCTACAAACATGTGTAGTGGAGGATAATTAGTGTCAGTTATCAAAAACAGCAAGAGTAGAGGCCAAAAATGGCAATCATCAGAGTGTACAGTTATTATCtattaatataaataagtaaaaattGTACTTTGGAAGGACCTTTGGACAATTAAATCAATGTATTTTATCTTATCTTAGTTTACCATAATTTCTATCTTAGGAGTAGTTGTAACTTAACTTAAATCTCTCTACCGTAGCTCGACATTACATCTCTATCCCTATCCATATCTATACCTTTTAAACAATAGTATGATGGTGGTAAAAGTCCTTAAAGATCAAGACACTTGAACCTATGCTACTCTTTATCCTTCTTTCAATCACCATCACTTTTTTAGCTGATCTGATGCTGGTGGTACACTTACATGCATCTACTCTTGCCATTTGGCTTATCACCACCTTTTTCTAGCACACATGGGTAGAGCTTAGCCGACTAATATTGTGGCACATTTGAACGGAATGAAAAGAAAGCTAACAAtgacatattaaaatatttttacatagtataatattattactatataatataatataatgtactataacataataaaatattggATAGTATCATAATATGATATgagatattataatataatatagtaacatattattatattattacaatAATATCATGGGATTATgtgatttgttcttgagtattttGGTTACCatgaaatttttattaaaataaaaatagcttCCTAACATCAACTGAGTAGAGTTTTTGGAAAGAAGATgtaaaatggagcttctcccaaaTAGAACTTTTCAGCTTTTTGAGAAATTGTAATACTTCCGAATATTTTACTAAACAAACTAATATCTCCTCAAAGTGCTACCACCCTCCAAATAGCACTTTCTGATTCTCTAAAAACTCTCCCAAATAAGGTAGAGTCCTTGAAGGTTCAAGACACTAGAACCCATAAGTCTCTATACTTTTCGATGAGAATCGGTGGCATGCTTCTGCAACTATAAGCCAATTAATTTGTTGTACTCATATATCCATAAAATAGGCCTCTACCAAGCCAATCCAAACCTAATTCAGCCCAGCCCAAAAATCTAAACCATATAAAAACCTCCTTTCAGTCActctaaatattttttctaatttatggAATAAAGTCTCATTTAAGATAATTTCTCTTTTTTCATCTTAACAACCAAATTGCTCATCTATTTTcacttaattaaatttaaacatttatatttcattgttTGTTTGGGTAAATTCTTTTCTATAATGTCTTCAAGTATGTTAATATATGTTTTAGAAATTGCCGCCAGTAAACTTAAAAATCATCAATGAcgtaaatataatttaaaatttttgaataaaaattctaatttccatttaaattttattttttagtaatttttattttaattatcaaCTATTATATTGTAGCTATAATAGACGGTTAAATGCTTGACTTGAATTGTAAACCTAACCCATATTCTGACCAGAGCTCTAACATTTGGGGATGGGTTTAGATGATAGTTGCTCTCAACCAACCCGAATATCTCGatggatttaaaattttttccaTAAACTTGGCCTAATTTGATGTGCTTAGCAAATGGGTCAAATCTGAGTTTAAAATTATGATCCAAATATAAAATCACGCACGATAGGATTCACGTGGGTATCTAACCAATGCATTTGATGCCGTGTTTGCAATTGATACAAAACTTGAGGCAATAATTATCCTCAATTCCCGCGTCCCCATCCTCCGTGCGGGTCCCACAGGGACCATCGCGTAGGCCGACCGCCATTCGTCCACATGGTGGGGACCTCCCTGGCAACGGACCCGCTCTCCATTTCCACGCGCACACCGCGTTTCCCAACTTGGCATCTCCGCACGTGCCCGATCTGCCTTGCGTCGTTTCGCCTCGCCGCTCAAATCTGatatccctccctctctctcctccgtGATCTGCCTTCCTCTCTGTGTCGCAGTTGTGGGTATATTATTATAGAGTGCCAGCCAGCCAGCCAGCCAGCCAGCCAGCCAGCCAGAATTCGATCCGTGGACGAACGGAGGAGAAGTAGTAGAGTAGAGGAGAAGGGATTCGGGTGAGATAGCGATGGCGACGAGGGTGGATCTCGACGGGAACCCAATCATGCCGATGACGATCTGCATGATTGGGGCCGGGGGGTTCATCGGCTCCCACCTCTGCGAGAAGCTCATGGCGGAGACCCCCCACACCGTGCTCGCCGTCGACGTCTACAACGACAAGATCAAGCACCTCCTCGACCCCCCGCCGCTGGAGCAGCACGGCGGCCGCCACCCCTGGGACGGCCGGATCCAGTTCCACCGCCTCAACATCAAGAACGACTCCCGCCTCGAAGGCCTCATCAAGATGTCCGATCTGGTTCGAAcgcctctttcttttctctcattttttgtttctttaccTTCATTTTGCTTTTCTGCATTGATGCTGCTTTAGATCTGGATCTTGGGTTTTATTTCCTTATAGTTTCTTCTAGAATTTACCCATTCCAAGATCTTATGTAGATTTTTTTTCGTTTCTTGCTGGGCAGACTATCAATCTGGCGGCAATCTGCACGCCGGCGGACTACAACACCCGTCCTCTCGATACCATATACAGCAATTTCATCGACGCCCTTCCGGTGGTAAGTTTTGTTATTCCAATCTTCATGTTCTATCATTTTTCTTTGTTCCGAATGTGGATCTAGCATTGGAAATGGTGCAGGTTAAGTATTGCTCAGAGAATGGCAAGCGGCTCATTCACTTCTCGACTTGTGAGGTGTACGGGAAGACGATTGGATCATTCCTCCCGAAGGACAGCCCACTGAGACAGGTGCTTTTTTTCGCATCGTTATCTGTCGCTTTCATATCTCATCTTTAAAGAAATAGTTCTTTCTGTGACATGGCATTGATCTCTGTTGTGGGTGTTAGACTCGGAGCCTCCGTTCTGTCTCTTATTCTGGTATATGAGGAATCATCAGTATTTCCAggcatatatttttttctccttataATTAAATGCAATCGATGTTGGTCCTTTGACTATATAATGGGAAACATGCAGCAGGTTGTTGGATTAATAGGGGCCATACCCAGATAGACTGCCCAATCCACGAATCCAGCAGGAAATCCAACCAATCCTGCTGGATTTCCCTAACAGGCCCTTAATGAAATCAGGTGTTGCACCTTGAAGTTGGCCATCTCCAATGGGAATTATAAACATTCTTGAAATAGAACTAGAAATCAAAGCAACAGATGCATGGCCTTGTAAGAATCTGCAACTTTACAAGCTTTCTTCATTTCTTACTCATTAGTTCAGGGGACTTTACCGTGTTTTGGTTCAAATCCTTCTGAAAAGTCTGCATCTATGTAAGACTTTCACAAAAGAGTATCCAGAAACATATGGAGATTGCTAATTTTCTTGAGGTGTTTTGGTAACCAATTTCTTTTCATAAGTTACAACTTCCATGCCTCATTGATTGGATTCAAACCTCCTCAAGGTTAATTTTGTTGAAAGTAGACTTATTTCTCATTCTGACATGGGCTGGTCCATAATGTGATTTAGGTCTAATTCAGTTATGGTTTATACTAATTTAAATGCAAGTGGGCTATGCTGTTTAAGCCTGGTCCTAGTGTCCAAGGCAATTGTCAAGGCCTGAATACAAGGTCCGAATCTCCTTGTTTCTCCTGACCTAAAAGATTTGGACCTATTTTATCCCAATGGAGAGCAAAGATCTCTTGTTTTCCAAAAATTGAGAGATACTCATGTTGGATGACCACCATTTTAGTCTGATCCTACCCTCTCGTGCACTGTCAGAGCCCCTTTTAGTTTTCATGACACATTTCCAGCTCTGTTGCTTTGTCCATTGAAGTCCAGCCCCAATTTGTAAGCATCCTTTTGACATGCTCTTAGAACTTGCCAATCTGAGTTCAACCTTGGCTAGGACTTTTGGATCAGCCAAACCTCAGTAACAAGGAACTGCTTAGAATTAAGCAACTGCTTCCGAAACTTCTTGAAAACTGGAATCTGCAAGCACTTCCTAAATGCTTTCTTACTTGAAGGTAGTTTTAGCATATTTGCTTATCTACAACCACACCTGCATCTGTTCTTGATTACGCAGCTAAGGGCCAAATGTAATCGAATCAGGGATAATACTTTCACCATAATGTTTGTGCTCATGATTTACATCACAAGTTCTTAGTTTTTTCTGTCATATTGATATCTTATTACTAGACCTTATTAAACCATTGTTGCCTTGGATATTCATCATGGAATGACTCAAATAAGGCTTTTGAAGAGAAAGAGACTAGATTTGATGTTAATTATTTGACAATTTGATCATCTATTATATAGCATCAATCACCCATCAAGTGTAGAAATGTGTGAGATGCCCAACAGGGCCATGCCACGTGCAGCACATTTTGCATATTTCAAGGGTCTGGTGGGGAGCCAACTCTACTTGCGATGAACACATAACTAACTCATTTTCATTTCAAATTCTTGCTTATTTCAGTATAGctattcatttttttataaatagtaTATTCATATTCAAATAAAGATATGGTTGAACGTTGCAAGAAAGTTGTATGTATATTTACAATTTCACATCCTTGTGATACTCTAGATCTAGAGGATGCAGAATATTTGTTTATAATGTTTGCGCTAGTCTTGATTTTCTTATGGACAATATGAAGTTCAACATAGAAAATGTTCACATGTACTCTATACTTAATTATATTCATTCATAGTTAGATATACTCATTTAATTACATGGTCAATGTTAATGGTTCtaacatttttttctttatttatatgTTCTGGTCAACATAGGTCATAGATGAGTCTTTTGGTTGTCTCACTCAAgtcatttctctttttttggcattattgatCTGATCCTAATATGGCGGGCCTTGGCGCAATGGTATGTTATAGATCCGAAATACAGAAACAACCTCTCTGCATGCGGGGTTAAGATTGTTTATATTTAACCCTCCCTAGACCTCATTTTGGTGGGAACCTCATGCATTGAGACACCTGTATTTTATTGATTTAATCTTGATACCCAACTTCTCAACCAGTGTTCTTTATTAATTTCACAAGTCTATTCTTCCAAATTTAGTTTTAAGAATTTATCAAGTTCCTTTCTTAAGTTGTTGTGAATTAACTTATGGATGATCAGCAACAAAACtgaaatgaaaataataaaCCTTTGGGAACTTTTAATTATTAAAACTTGATACTTTTCTGTATCCATACTAATTGAATGATATCTGCTGATATTCTAATTAATGTTAACTAGGTTTTTGTATTTTTTCTGTGTACTCTGTTAGTTCTCAATACACTGTATTACCATGTGAATACCAATTTTGATTGAATAAGATGATTACCTTAACTTTCGTACTGCTTGATTCATTTTGTTTACTTTCTAACAATGCCTTATGTTGCTGGGATAGGATCCAAATTTTTATGTTCTCAAAGAAGATGCCTCCCCATGCATCTTTGGTCCTATTGAGAAACAGAGATGGTCTTATGCATGTGCAAAGCAACTCATTGAAAGGCTAATATATGGTAAGCATAATTTTATGGGCTGCAGTTGCAGAATGCACCTGTACTATTCTTTGTCTGACTGTTTCTTGTTACATTTGAATATCTGTAGCTGAAGGTGCAGAAAACGGACTTGAGTTTACCATTGTAAGACCTTTCAACTGGATTGGACCAAGGATGGATTTTATACCTGGAATTGATGGTCCAAGTGAGGGTGTTcctagggttctagcatgcttTAGTAATGTATGTACCAGTCTTGTGAAAATCAATTGTATTATTTTTGCTATCAAGAATTCTAATTTGATAAATTATGCAGAACCTTTTACGTGGTGAGCCTCTTAAACTTGTTGATGGTGGCCAGTCCCAAAGAACTTTTGTGTACATCAAGGATGCTATCGAAGCTGTTCTCTTAATGATTGTGAGTTATTtttgtttctcttctttctGCCTTGTATTTATATTCCGAATTAGCTACCTGACTGACTTTGTCTTTTAGGAAAATCCTAATCGAGCAAATGGTCAGATCTTTAATGTGGGGAATCCTAATAATGAGGTTACAGTAAGGCAACTTGCTGAAATGATGACACAGGTGCTTACAGGCACTTC
This is a stretch of genomic DNA from Phoenix dactylifera cultivar Barhee BC4 chromosome 9, palm_55x_up_171113_PBpolish2nd_filt_p, whole genome shotgun sequence. It encodes these proteins:
- the LOC103698058 gene encoding UDP-D-apiose/UDP-D-xylose synthase 2, with product MATRVDLDGNPIMPMTICMIGAGGFIGSHLCEKLMAETPHTVLAVDVYNDKIKHLLDPPPLEQHGGRHPWDGRIQFHRLNIKNDSRLEGLIKMSDLTINLAAICTPADYNTRPLDTIYSNFIDALPVVKYCSENGKRLIHFSTCEVYGKTIGSFLPKDSPLRQDPNFYVLKEDASPCIFGPIEKQRWSYACAKQLIERLIYAEGAENGLEFTIVRPFNWIGPRMDFIPGIDGPSEGVPRVLACFSNNLLRGEPLKLVDGGQSQRTFVYIKDAIEAVLLMIENPNRANGQIFNVGNPNNEVTVRQLAEMMTQVYAKVSGEPALVQPTIDVSSKEFYGEGYDDSDKRIPDMTIINKQLGWNPKTPLWDLLESTLTYQHRTYAEAIKRAIAKPVASS